From the candidate division TA06 bacterium genome, one window contains:
- a CDS encoding Trm112 family protein, with the protein MLKKELLEVLACPKCKGGLEYDQEAQKLICRPCKLAYRIEDDIPVMLIDEAEKI; encoded by the coding sequence TTGTTAAAGAAGGAGTTATTAGAGGTTCTGGCATGTCCCAAGTGCAAGGGCGGTCTTGAATATGATCAGGAGGCTCAAAAACTGATCTGCCGCCCATGCAAGCTTGCCTATCGTATAGAGGACGACATACCTGTTATGCTGATTGACGAAGCCGAAAAAATATGA
- the porU gene encoding type IX secretion system sortase PorU yields MMTKVTNINSYIVISSVALLLCLLVPTVRAERPQLTVVPQNDKYVDLVYRTARFDQATLSVDGVTYRQLFTEGCSAPDKPGDPAILKKELVVGIPLDASPSVEVLGVKTRTLRKFLLAPVPRIVADSLGLESYIYEANPASYDRSGFIPRAFVEVSGTGFLRNQRVAHIGISAVRFDARRRVVELCEEVRIRVRFNRTGRNAGTSLPRDGFERLYQSVLANYSQSRTWRRAPKVTMGVLDLQQWVKISLNDRGIYKLTYDDLRIAGVPVELVDPRTFLLINGGSRPLPESLSTPRPESIEVAIYVEGEEDGRIDPSDYILFYAVSLTGWSLDVTADSFYHFLNPYAETNVYWLKWGGTPGPRMDTLDVYPQDPDPTRPLAFEDRIHLEEEVESPMRSGLRWIWHRLKRDAGADRASFTTQVYPVDVASETCDVRMGFFVDSDTVMNVKLYLNGELIVDQPGPRMSGKKDPPIVVGGTAHSLVEGRNDIKVELTRGGTPDSSDEESRIFVDFFDLRYERDFRLAEGKLEFSTQTPAESDIVEYKLENVGDTPFVLNVTDPFHPTRLINYVQAGSEVTLQAEIFTTQVYSAATSFLRPIRLEMDSPNNLKQGGADYVAICHEPFMPAVADLISWRNSYISGIPSPKATMMGMIDVLDNFSWGLMDPTAIRDFLAWTLSNWNPAPSYCLLAGASTYDYKNNLKLAHPKNFIPPHVRGHVVVSRNKFAEGENPCFDDWFIWLTAGDNDADMYLGRFDAVSIEEARILTLKAINYEQNELLGAWKNRALLVADDQEPRSGDSEFTNQCENLSRIIPARIDLLKVYLVEYPKVGEDKPGARDAMIDCINNGVFSGIFLGHGNIKKIAHENVFRSPEDVSRLVNGRMAPFYFYGSCSVGLFDRPTASSMSGLISKTPYGGTIVSLGASRPTYGGANAVYSYELFDNMYSSSSLTTAGEIVYAAKISTHVAAAEYYLIFGDPAVKIAPPALQCSLDVIPDSMVGLTKVMVKGVVEDSTFEGWGMLRAFDSAHMESDTSQKFGSVVNYELPGDPFYWGLVSVEQGKFTHTFRVPKIESGSIREGYDGRVSVYVWNDQRDGSGAVDSLYVGGNSGPITDLEGPNIRIQHEGREVTDSFFVNVGSKITGIISDESGIYLGDRPDRILRMVINGDELNSVHLNELFNYDQGSDTLGRFNYTLELPEGNTGRDSLTFIASDNYLNRSEMSVIAIPVGPDEMGLGEVLNYPNPFENDTYFTFTINQPGKVTVKVYTIGGRLIKTLSSEFTSSGYHQIYWDGKDEDGDRPANGVYLYKVIAKTEGFAHEVATSSKAEVIEKLLIVR; encoded by the coding sequence ATGATGACAAAGGTTACAAATATCAATTCATACATAGTTATCTCGAGCGTTGCACTTCTTTTGTGCTTGCTCGTCCCGACTGTGCGCGCCGAGCGTCCACAACTCACAGTGGTCCCTCAGAACGATAAGTATGTTGATCTTGTTTACAGAACGGCGAGGTTCGATCAGGCGACACTTTCTGTCGATGGCGTAACCTACAGGCAACTCTTCACAGAAGGCTGTTCTGCTCCGGATAAACCGGGTGATCCGGCCATTCTCAAGAAGGAACTGGTCGTGGGAATTCCTCTGGATGCTTCTCCTTCGGTGGAGGTGTTGGGTGTCAAGACGAGGACCCTGCGGAAGTTCCTTCTGGCACCAGTTCCGAGGATTGTGGCCGACAGCTTAGGGCTAGAGAGTTATATATACGAGGCCAACCCTGCCTCCTATGACAGGTCCGGATTCATCCCGCGCGCATTCGTAGAGGTTAGTGGGACGGGATTCCTGAGAAACCAGAGGGTTGCTCACATCGGAATATCTGCGGTGAGATTTGATGCCCGCAGGCGTGTTGTAGAGCTGTGTGAAGAGGTGAGAATTAGAGTGAGGTTCAATAGAACCGGGAGGAATGCGGGGACGAGCCTGCCCAGAGATGGTTTTGAGAGACTCTATCAGTCTGTCCTTGCCAACTACTCCCAATCAAGGACCTGGCGGCGGGCTCCAAAAGTGACGATGGGAGTCCTGGACCTTCAACAGTGGGTGAAGATATCGCTCAATGATAGAGGCATTTACAAGCTCACGTATGATGATCTGAGAATTGCTGGAGTTCCTGTCGAGCTGGTAGATCCCAGAACCTTCCTTCTTATTAATGGAGGCAGCAGGCCTCTTCCGGAAAGTCTGAGTACGCCCAGGCCTGAATCGATAGAGGTGGCCATATATGTTGAGGGTGAGGAAGACGGAAGAATAGACCCCTCAGATTACATCCTCTTCTACGCGGTTTCATTAACGGGTTGGAGCCTTGATGTTACTGCCGACTCTTTCTACCATTTTCTGAACCCCTATGCTGAGACCAATGTGTACTGGCTGAAGTGGGGAGGAACCCCAGGGCCAAGAATGGATACACTGGATGTTTATCCACAGGACCCGGACCCGACGCGGCCCCTGGCTTTTGAAGACAGGATACATCTGGAAGAAGAAGTTGAATCGCCCATGAGGTCGGGTCTTAGATGGATCTGGCACCGTTTGAAGAGAGATGCAGGGGCAGATAGGGCGAGCTTCACCACCCAGGTCTATCCAGTTGATGTCGCCTCTGAGACCTGCGATGTGAGAATGGGCTTTTTCGTCGATTCTGATACTGTGATGAACGTGAAATTGTATCTAAATGGAGAACTTATCGTTGACCAACCCGGGCCCAGGATGTCGGGGAAAAAGGATCCTCCGATTGTGGTAGGTGGAACGGCACACAGTCTGGTAGAGGGAAGGAATGACATAAAGGTGGAGTTGACACGAGGAGGAACACCTGACTCCTCAGATGAAGAGAGCAGGATCTTCGTAGACTTCTTTGACCTGAGATATGAAAGAGATTTCAGACTCGCCGAAGGAAAACTGGAGTTCTCAACCCAGACCCCGGCTGAAAGCGATATTGTTGAATACAAACTGGAGAATGTGGGCGACACGCCGTTTGTTCTGAATGTGACTGATCCATTTCATCCCACCCGTCTAATCAATTATGTCCAGGCAGGTTCAGAGGTTACACTTCAGGCCGAGATATTCACTACACAGGTCTATTCTGCTGCCACAAGCTTCTTGAGACCGATCAGGCTGGAAATGGACTCGCCCAACAACCTCAAACAGGGAGGGGCGGACTATGTGGCAATATGCCATGAGCCTTTTATGCCGGCTGTAGCCGACCTCATCTCGTGGCGGAATTCCTACATATCCGGCATACCCAGTCCAAAGGCTACCATGATGGGGATGATAGATGTGCTTGACAATTTCTCCTGGGGTCTCATGGACCCGACGGCAATAAGGGATTTTCTGGCGTGGACACTGTCTAACTGGAACCCGGCACCCTCATATTGCCTTCTGGCTGGAGCCTCCACCTACGACTATAAGAACAATTTGAAACTAGCACATCCCAAGAACTTCATACCGCCGCATGTCAGAGGTCATGTTGTGGTCAGCAGGAACAAGTTCGCGGAGGGGGAGAATCCGTGTTTTGACGACTGGTTTATCTGGTTGACCGCTGGTGACAACGACGCTGATATGTATCTGGGCAGGTTTGACGCCGTTTCGATTGAGGAAGCAAGGATTCTTACCCTCAAGGCCATCAACTACGAGCAGAACGAACTGCTTGGAGCATGGAAGAACCGCGCTCTCCTTGTTGCAGACGACCAGGAGCCTCGCAGCGGAGATTCTGAGTTCACAAATCAGTGCGAGAATCTTTCAAGAATAATCCCTGCAAGGATAGATCTACTGAAGGTGTACCTGGTTGAATATCCCAAGGTTGGGGAAGACAAGCCCGGCGCAAGGGACGCCATGATTGACTGCATAAACAACGGCGTCTTCTCTGGCATTTTTCTTGGACACGGGAACATAAAAAAAATCGCCCACGAGAATGTGTTCAGGAGCCCTGAGGATGTGAGCAGACTTGTAAACGGCAGGATGGCCCCCTTTTACTTCTATGGTTCATGTTCTGTTGGCCTTTTCGACAGACCTACAGCCTCGTCAATGAGCGGACTGATCAGCAAGACTCCATATGGTGGAACCATTGTGTCACTCGGGGCCTCGAGGCCTACCTACGGCGGTGCTAACGCCGTGTATTCATACGAACTTTTCGATAATATGTACAGCAGCAGTTCTCTGACTACTGCGGGCGAGATTGTCTATGCTGCAAAGATCAGTACGCATGTTGCCGCAGCAGAATACTACCTCATCTTTGGTGACCCAGCCGTGAAAATTGCACCGCCGGCTCTGCAGTGTTCTCTGGATGTGATTCCAGACAGCATGGTTGGGCTGACCAAGGTAATGGTAAAGGGAGTGGTGGAGGATTCCACGTTTGAAGGATGGGGAATGCTGCGCGCATTTGATTCAGCGCACATGGAGAGTGATACTTCACAAAAGTTTGGGTCAGTCGTAAATTATGAACTTCCCGGCGACCCTTTCTACTGGGGACTTGTTTCTGTTGAACAAGGAAAGTTCACCCACACCTTCCGGGTCCCGAAGATAGAGTCGGGAAGCATAAGGGAAGGGTATGATGGTAGGGTTTCTGTATATGTCTGGAACGATCAGCGGGACGGCTCAGGCGCGGTGGACTCTCTTTATGTTGGGGGCAACTCAGGACCAATTACTGATCTTGAAGGCCCCAACATTCGGATTCAGCACGAGGGGAGAGAAGTCACAGACTCATTCTTTGTGAACGTAGGATCCAAGATCACGGGGATAATATCAGATGAAAGCGGCATATATCTCGGTGACAGGCCGGACAGGATTCTCAGAATGGTGATCAATGGAGACGAACTCAATTCGGTGCACCTGAATGAGTTGTTCAACTACGATCAGGGGTCCGATACTTTAGGAAGGTTCAATTATACTCTGGAGCTTCCAGAAGGTAATACGGGAAGAGACAGCCTCACTTTCATAGCGTCTGACAACTATCTGAATCGGAGCGAGATGTCAGTAATAGCCATACCCGTAGGTCCAGACGAGATGGGCCTCGGGGAGGTGCTCAACTATCCAAATCCGTTTGAAAACGATACGTATTTCACCTTCACGATAAACCAGCCCGGCAAAGTTACTGTGAAAGTCTATACAATAGGGGGAAGGCTGATAAAGACTCTGTCGAGCGAATTTACCAGTTCCGGATATCATCAGATATACTGGGATGGAAAAGACGAAGACGGCGACAGACCAGCCAATGGGGTGTATCTTTATAAGGTGATCGCTAAGACAGAAGGATTCGCCCATGAGGTTGCTACCAGTTCAAAAGCGGAGGTCATAGAGAAGCTGCTCATTGTGAGATAG